The DNA region TCGAGTTCGACGACACGGCGGAAGGTCCGCATGGCAACGAGCAGGTCCATATTTTCCCTCGGGTTGAATGTCTTTCAGCAGAGGCGGAGATTATCTCTTCAGGGCTGACAAATACCATCGCGGCATCCATCACCCACGAGGAACACCGCCATGCCCCTGCCACGTCCCCTTTCCCGCCTCGCCGCCCTGCCCCTGCTGCTGTCCCTGGCCCAGGGCGCCCTCGCCGCCGAGGAAGTCGGCAAGAGCCCCTGGGGGCCGAAGGACGAGATCGGCCGCCTCAACCTGATCACCCCCGAGTCCCGCGCCGCCATCCTCGGCCGCCTCAGCGGCGGCAAGGCCTACGACCTGGCCGTGGAGTACTTCATCGGCATGCCCAGCTGGCAGGCGGCGGGCGACCCGCCCTACCAGATGTGGATGACCCACACGCCCCACGGCAACCTGCTGGCCGACCCGATGGGCGTCGGCGAGGCGATGAACCGCCACGTCAGCTACACCGGTTCGGCGGTGTCGATGTACGCCCACATGGGCACCCACATCGACGCGCTCAACCATTTCGGGCTGGAGGGCAAGATCTGGAACGGCTACGCCGCCGCCGACCACCTGGGCGACCGCGGCTGGAACGTGACCGGCGCGGAGAAGCTGCCGCCCATCGTCGCCCGTGGCGTGCTGATCGACATCCCCGCCGCCAAGGGCGTGGAGCTGCTGCCGGACAGCTACCGCGTCACCCGCCTGGACCTGCAGCAGGCGCTGAACAAGCAGGGCGTGCGCCTGCAGAAGGGCGACGTGGTGCTGATCCGCACCGGGCGCATGCGCGACTACGAGAACGCCCAGCGCTACATGACCAAACCGCCGGGCCTGAGCCTGGACGCGGCGAAGTTCCTCGTTGAGGACGGCGGCGCCATGGTGGTGGGGGCGGACAACCTCAGCTTCGAGACCTTCCCCACCGAGGTGCCGGACAACTACATCCCCGTGCACACCTACCTGCTGGCCCAGCAGGGCACGCCGATCATGGAGCTGGTGGACCTCGAAGGCCTGTCTCGGGACAAGGTCTACGAATTCGCCTTCATCGGCGCCTCGCTGAAGTTCCGCGGCGCCGACGCCGCCCCGATCCGCCCGGTGGCGCTGCCGATCGACTGAGGCGCTTCCCGGCCCACGTAGAAGGCACGGAGGTTTCACAGCAGTGCGCGGGCTGTGTCACTATCGCGCCTCTTTCGCGGCGCCCCTCGCTGGGCGCCGCACCTCCGTCGGTACAAGGAACGTCGCGTTTGGACACCTCGGTATTTCTCGTGGTGATGGCGGCCGCCGCCCTCCACGCGGGCTGGAATGCCCTGCTGAAGATCGGCCTCGACCGCCTGCTCACCGCCACCCTGATCCAGATGGCCGCCGGCCTGGTGGCCATGCTCGCCCTGCCCTTCGTGGCCTTCCCGGTCGCGGCCGCCTGGCCCTGGATCATCCTCTCCGCCGTGCTGCACATCGGCTACAACAACTTCCTGTCCCGCGCCTACCAGTACGGCGACCTCGGCCAGGTGTACCCGCTCTCGCGCGGCAGCTCGCCGCTGATCGTGGCGCTGCTCTCGGTGCTGTTCCTGCATGACGGGCTCGACCATGCCGAGCTGCTCGGCCTGCTGACCCTGGTGATCGGCATCTGGCTGATGGCCTGGCGCGGCGGGCGCAGCAGCGCCGGGCTGAGCCGGCCGATGCTGTTCTGCTCGCTGATGACGGCGGCCTTCATCGCCGGCTACACCCTTTCCGACGCGGTCGGCGCACGCAGCAATGGCGACGCGCTGTCCTACGCCGCCTGGCTGTTCGCGGTGAATGGCTGGGTGATGGCCCTGGTGATCGCAGTGCAACGCGGGCCACGCGTGTTCCTGCAACTCGGCCCGTACTGGAAGAGCGGCCTGGCGGGCGGCGCCATGTCGCTGCTGGCCTACAGCATCGTCATCTGGGCCATGACCCGGGCGCCGGTGGCGCTGGTCTCGGCATTGCGCGAGACCAGCGTGGTATTCGCCCTGCTGATCGGCTGGCTGGCGCTCAAGGAGCCGATGCCGGCGATCCGCCTGCTGGCCTGCCTGGTGATCGCCATCGGCGTGGTGGTGATGAAGCTCGGCTAGCCGGCTAGTCCAGCGCCTGCACCCGGTAGCTGTGGCTGAGGCTGCGCCCGAGCACGGGGTCATGCAGCTCCACGCTGAAGTGCTCACCGGGCACGGGGTCGCCGATGAAGGGCAAGGTGCCGCAGAACATCGCGGTGCCGGCCGGCAGGCTGGCATCGCCGGTGCGCAGGGCGATCAGCTCGCGCGGGTCCAGCAGCGTCGCGGCGAGCCCAGCCTGGTACAGCTCGTCACGCCCCTCGACATGGCGCCAGCAACGCAGGCGCAGCTGGTCCCAATGCCCCGCCACTTCATGGAAACGCCACAGTTCGCGGCCCACCGGCTTGAGGCAGAGCTGCCGCGAGACGGCGATGTCGTACCCCTCGACGCGACGGTCCGCGTGGTCGGAACCGATGCCGACGTAGAGCGCCGTGCCCGTGGAGAAGAGCACGCACTCGACCTCGGCCGAGGAGTCCCTGCCCGGCACCTGGAAGCCGTCGTCGGTGCACAACAGGTCGGCGGACAGTTCATAGAAGCAGGGCAACGTCTCCGGCGAGCGCGCGCCAAGCTCGCGTACCTGCGCGGCGACGCTGTCGGCATCGCGCCCCGTCCAGCCGGCGACCACCAGGCTGCGTACATCGAACGCGAGGGATTCCCCGCCGGCCACGGTGAAGTGCAGTGTCATGGCTAACTCCTGTCGAACTGATTCGAGTGTTCCCGCGCAGCGTCGCGCCGGAGCGACGGAAGACGTCCGGGCAGGCGGGAAGCGGTGGAAGCCACGATGCTAGAGCGTACGCACGGAGGGGCACAGAGGAAGAATCCGCAACCCGTGAAGGACGGCACCACAACGTGTGTGGACAGAAACCCGAGCTGGCGAAAGGGAGAACGCGAGGAAGGAAACGGGCCCGCAGGCGCGGGCCCGGAGGGGGCGGTTCAACCGCAGCTGACGCCCTTGATCAGGTTGGCGTCATCGGTGTCGATGTTCAGGCGGCGGGAGTTGTATTCCAGGGTCATCACGCTGCCCGGCTTGAGCACGCGCACGTCGCTGGCACCGGCGGCCTTCTTCGCCTGTTCGACCAGGTCAGGGGTCGCGGCCTTGCCCACCAGCGAACGCACGGGGCCGGACGAGCAGCGGCCATCCTCGGAAGGCGCAGCGACCGGCAGGCTCTCGCTGGCAGCCGCGGCGGGCTTCTCCGCCGGCGCGTCGGTGGAGCTGCAACCGGCCAGCAGAGCGCCCATGAGCGCCAGGCCGAAGGTGATGGAAGTGCGAGACATACTGCGATCCTCATAGTGAAAACGAAGCTGAAATCGGTGGCAGGGAAAGGCCCGGGCCGCGTGCATGGGACACGCGCCGCCGCCTCGCCGTTCCCGACGCAGGCGCGCATTGTAGCGCGGCGCCGGCCTGGTGCAGGCGTGGCGCATCTCGCTAACCGCCTCAGCCGTCGTACTGCTCGTCAATCCGCCTGGACGTCGCGGGCTTCCCTTTCCACGGGCAAGCCCCCTACCCGCGACGCGCCTTGCGGATGAACACCACCACCAGCACCGCCGCCAGCAGCTCCAGGCCGGCGACCATGTAGAGCCCACCGGCCAGTGCGCCGGTGCGGTCCTTCACCCAGCCGATGAGATAAGGCGCGGCGAAGCCGGCGAGGTTGCCGATGGAGTTGATCACCGCGATGCCGCCTGCCGCCGCGGTGCCGGTGAGGAACAGGGTGGACAGCGACCAGAACACCGGGAAGGCGGCGAGGATGCCCACCGCCGCCAGGGTCAGTGCCAGCATCGCCGCCACGCCGTGCCCCATCAGCGCGGCGCAGGCCGCCAGCCCGACCCCGGCCAGGGCCGCCGCGCCGGCGCAGTGCAGGCGCCGCTCGCCGCTGCGATCGGAGTGGATGCCGTTGAGCACCATCGCCAGGGTGCCGACGGCGAAGGGCAAGGCCGCCAGCAGGCCGATGCGCAGGTTGCCTTCCACGCCCAGCTCGCGGATCAGCGTCGGCACCCAGAAGGCGATGGTGGCGTTACCACTCACCAGGCAGAAGTAGATGGCCGCGCACAGCCACACGTGCGGGTTCAGGAAGGCATCGCGCAGGCGGGATGCCTTGCCCGGCGCGGCGGCGTCCCGCGCCACCTCGGCGCTCACCAGCGCCCGCTCCTCCTCGCTCAGCCAGCCGACGTCCGCCGGCCGCTCCGGCAGGTAGCGCAACACCGCGAGGCCGGCGAGCACCGAAGGCACGCCTTCGACGATGAACAGCCATTGCCAGCCGGCCAGGCCGCCGAGGTCGGCCATGCGGTCCATGATCAACCCCGCCAGCGGCCCGCCTATCACCCCGGCCAAGGCGAAGGAGGTCATGAACAGGCCGTTGACCCGCGCGCGCCGAGCGGTGGGGAACCAATAAGTTAGGTAGAGCACCACACCGGGAAAGAAGCCCGCCTCGAACACCCCGAGCAGAAAGCGCAGCACGTAGAACTGGGTGGGCGTGGTCACCAGGAACATGGCGGTGGAGATCAGCCCCCAGCAAATAGTGATGCGCGCCAGGGTGCGCCGCGCGCCGATGCGCTCCAGCAGCAGGTTGCTCGGCACCTCGAAGAGGAAATAGCCGATGAAGAAGATGCCGGCTCCCAGGCCGTACACCGCCTCGCTGAAGCCCAGGTCGTCGAGCATCTGCAGCTTGGCGAAGCCTACGTTCACCCGGTCCAGCCAGGCGAGGATGAACAGCGCCACCAGGAAGGGCACGAGGCGCCAGGTGATACGGCGGTAGGCCCGCTCCAGCAGCTCTGGGCGGTGCGTGTCGTGGTGGGGCATGGGATCAGCCTCCAGCGGGCGCGACCGCCCGCGCAGGTGGGACGGTTCAGCCCAGGCAGCGCTCCATGGCGGCGCCCAGCTGGAGGATGCCCGCGTCCTGGCCGCCCAGGCCGCAGACGCCAAGGGCGATACCGGGGTGCTTCGGCAGCGGGATCGACAGTGCACAGCCATCGATGAAGTTGACCACGCTCGGGTTGGCCAGCACCCGTGCGTTGATGCGGTGGTAGGCGTCCTCGTCGAGGATGTCCGCCAGGCGCGGCGGGGATACGGACACGGTGGGCATGAGCCACGCATCGGCGCCCCGCAGCACCTCGGCGGCGCGGGCCTTCAGCCCCGCGCGTTCGAGCAGCAACTCCGTGTAGTCACGGGTGCTCAGCCGACCGCCACGCTCGATACGCTGGGCGACACGGGGGTCGTAATGCCCGCTTCCGGCCAGCAGGCGCTCGCGGTGCCAGTGCCAGGACTCGGCGGCCGCTATGCCGCCGGCGGCGTTGATCTCCGGCAGGCGTTGCAGTTCGGGGAAGCGGAATTCGACGATCTCGACGCCCTGCTCCGCCAACCGCGCCAGGGCCCAGTCGAAGGCTTCGGCCACGTCCGCGTCGAGGTCCTCGAGCACATGGTCCGCCGTCACGAACAAGCGCCGGTCCCGCAACGGCAACCCGGCATCGCACCAGGGCCCGGCACCGGTCAGCAGCGCGTCCACCTGCGCGCAGCAGGCGACACTCGGGGCCAACGGCCCGATGGAATCCAGGCTCGGCGCCAGCGGCACCATGCCCTCCAGCGCCAGCCGGCGCGCCGTCGGCTTGAAGCCGGTCACCCCGCAGAAGGCTGCGGGAATACGCACCGAGCCGCCGGTGTCGCTGCCCAGTGCCACCACCGACATGCCCAGCGCCACGCTCACGGCGGCGCCGGAGCTGGAGCCCCCGGCGATGACGCCCTTGCCCCGGGGTGACAGCGGGGTGCCGAAGTGCGGGTTGAGGCCAAGGCCCGAGTAGGCGAACTCGGTCATGTTGGTGCGCCCCATGAAAACCGCGCCGGCCTCCCGCAGGCTGGCCACCACCGGGGCATCGTCCGCCGCAGCGGGTTCGCCCTCCAGCACCCGCGAGCCGGCACGGGTGACCTGCCCGGCGACGTCGAACAGGTCCTTGATCGACACCGGCAGCCCGTCCAGCGACGAAATGCGCCGCCCCAGGGACAGCCGGTGGTCGGCGGCCTCGGCGGCGGCGCGGGCGCCCTCCTCGTCCAGTTCGATGAAGGCGTGGCCGCCGGAGGCGAAGTGCCGCTGGGCGCGCTCCAGCATGATCTCGGTCAGCTCGCGGCTGCTGATGCGCCCCTTGGTGAGGCGCGTGGACCACTCCGCCAGGGTGATGAGGGGATTCATGCGTCCACCTCCAGCACCTGCACGCGGTAGCTGTGGCTCAGGGTGCGCTCCAGCACCGGGTCGTGCAGCTCGACGGTGTAGGCCTCGGCGGGGGCGATCGGCTCCAGCGCCGCCAGGGTGCCGCAAAACATCACGTTGCCCTGGGGCAGGGTCATGCCACCGTTGCGCCGCTCGATCAGGTCCAGCGGATCGAGCATGCTGCCGGCCTCGCCCTCCTGGTACAGCTCGCGGCGACCCTCGCGCTCGCGCCAGCAGCGCAGCACCAGGCTGTCCCAGTGCCCGGCCACTTCATCGAATGGCCACAACTGGCGGCTCACAGGCTTGGCGCAGAGCTGCTTGGACAGGGTGATGTCCAGCGCCTCCACCTGGCGCTCGGTGTGGTCGGAACCGATGCCGACGTAGAGCCCGTCCCAGCCGGCGATCAGCACGCATTCCACTTCTCCGGTGGAATGGTCGCGCGGCACCTGGATGACCTCGTCAGTGGTGAGCAGCGAGGCCGCCACCTGGTAGAAGCACGGCACCTGGGCTGGTGGAGCGATGCCCAGCGCCTGCAGCTCGGCGATGTGACGCTCGACGGCCTCGTGGTCGCGTCCGGTCCAGCCGGCGATCACCAGCTCCAGGGGTTCGAAGGCCAGGCGACGCTCGCCCGCGATGATGAAATCCAGTGCCATGGTCAGTCTCCGTGCTTGCGTTGTTCGTCCCACCGGCCCCGCCTCGGATACCCGTCCCGACAGCGGGGACGAGCACGCGCCCCCGAAAAGCGTGGGTTGCCTTGGGCGATGCCCGAGCGGTGACGTGGCCGTGATCCTAGGCTCAAGCTCGATGGGCTCGACAGGTGAAAGGGTCCGCTTGCCCTGCCGGATGACGCCACGCTGGGCGGAGGGAAACCGACACGCCCGGGTTTGACCGCCCGCGCCCGCTGCGGCCTAATGCGCGCCCCGCCAGGCTTGACCGGAGATGGCCATGAGCACCGAACCCAATGTGCGCCCCAGCACGCTGCACCTGCCCCAGGGCCCCTGGACGACGGTGCTCGACTGCCTCTGCGCGCATTTCCCGGCCATCGACCGCGCCACCTGGCTCGACCGCATGGCGCGTGGCCGGGTGACCGATGGCGAGGGCCGCCCGGTGGATGCACTGCGCCCCTACCAGGTGGGGTTGTGCGTGCGCTACTACCGCGAGGTGGCACAGGAGCGCGAGATCCCGTTCGAGGAGCACGTGCTCTACCAGGACGAGCGCCTGGTGGTGGTCGACAAGCCGCACTTCCTGCCGGTGATGCCCGCTGGCGAATACGTCGAGCAGACCCTGCAGGCGCGCCTCACCCGGCGCCTGGGCATACCCGGCCTGGTGCCGCTGCACCGCATCGACCGGCACACCGCCGGCCTGGTCCTGTTCTCCCGCGAGCCGGCCACCCGTGGCGCCTACCAGGCGCTGTTCCGTGAGCGCCGCGTGCACAAGCGCTACGAAGCGGTGGCCGCGCCGCTGCCACAGCTGGAATTCCCCCTCACCCTGCGCACCCGCCTGGAGCCGGGCGAGCCCTTCTTCCGCATGCAGCAGGTGGACGGCGAGCCCAACACCGAAACCCGCCTGGAGGTGATCGAGCGCGGCCCGCAGCTGTGGCGCTACGCCCTGCACCCCGTGACCGGCCGCAAACACCAGCTGCGCGTGCACATGGCCGCCCTCGGTGCCGGCATCCTCAACGACGGCTTCTACCCCGACCTGCACGACACCCAGGCCCCCGACGACCATGCCCGCCCCCTGCAACTGCTGGCCCGCGAACTGGCCTTCGTCGACCCCATCAGCGGCGACGCCCTGCGCTTCGAAAGCACCCTGCGGTTGATGGCTATCGCGTAACGGGGCCCAACTCCGCCATGTTGGGTTTCGTGCCTCTACCCAACCTACGGATGCCGAGCGCCCACCCCCTCTGTGGGAGCGAATTCATTCGCGAAAGACCCACAGCCCCACCAACACAACCCGCGTCCCGCCTGTAGGGGCGAATTCATTCGCCCAGCGGTGCACAGCGCCGCATCCGGTGCCCGGCCCCGCGCTCTGCTGCGTTGGGCTTCGTGCCTCTACCCAACCTACGGATGCCGAGCGCCACTCTTGTGGGAGCGAATTCATTCGCGAAAGACCCGAGTCCCGCGCCCGGTGTGTTGTTCAGTGGAACCCCGCGTTCGCGAGGATGACGAGGGACCTGGGAGGCCTCGCCCCACCCGTCACCCCCGCGAACGCGGGGGCCACTTGAGCGCGCCGCTCCGTTCGCGAATGAATTCGCTCCCACAGCGCCCTGACCCCCACGAACTTTTCTTGACCGCTCATTCAGGCGCGAGGATATTACGCCCGTCATCCAAAGCCGATGGACGCGCCGTGAAGCTCCACTACGCTTGCTGGGTCGATAGACATCAACAGAGATAGAGGAAAAGTTCATGAGCCAATACGACGTGGTAGTGATAGGCGGCGGGCCGGGTGGTTACAACGCGGCGATCCGCGCTGGCCAGCTCGGCCTGAAGGTGGCCTGCGTCGAAGGACGCGAGACACTGGGTGGAACCTGCCTGAACGTCGGTTGCATGCCGTCCAAGGCGCTGCTGCACGCCTCCGAGCTCTACGAGGCCGCTACCGGCAAGGAATTCGAACTGCTCGGCATCGAGGTCAAGCCCACGCTCAACCTCGGGCAGATGATGAAGCAGAAGGCCGACAGCGTGAGCGCGCTGACCAAGGGCATCGAATTCCTCTTCCGCAAGCACAAGGCCGAATGGATCAAGGGCTGGGGGCGCATCGACGGCCCGGGGCGCGTCGTCGTCAAGGGCGCCGATGGCAAGGAGCAGGTGCTGGAAACCCGGCACATCGTCATCGCCACCGGTTCCGAGCCCACGCCGCTGCCGGGCGTGGAGATCGACAACAAGCGCATCCTCGACTCCACCGGAGCCCTGTCCCTGCCCGAGGTGCCCAAGCACCTGGTGGTGATCGGGGCCGGCGTGATCGGCCTGGAGCTGGGCTCCGTCTGGCGCCGCCTGGGCGCCGAGGTCACCGTGGTGGAGTACCTCGACCGCATCTGCCCCGGCCTGGACGTGGAAACCGGCAAGACCCTGCAACGCGCCCTGGCCAAGCAAGGCATGAAGTTCAAGCTCGCCTCCAAGGTCACCCGCGCCAAGAGCGGCAAGAGCGGCGTCGAACTCAGCGTCGAGCCGGCCGCTGGTGGCGAGGCCGAAACCCTCCAGGCCGACTACGTGCTGGTGGCCATCGGCCGCCGCCCCTACACCCAGGG from Pseudomonas tohonis includes:
- a CDS encoding cyclase family protein, whose amino-acid sequence is MPLPRPLSRLAALPLLLSLAQGALAAEEVGKSPWGPKDEIGRLNLITPESRAAILGRLSGGKAYDLAVEYFIGMPSWQAAGDPPYQMWMTHTPHGNLLADPMGVGEAMNRHVSYTGSAVSMYAHMGTHIDALNHFGLEGKIWNGYAAADHLGDRGWNVTGAEKLPPIVARGVLIDIPAAKGVELLPDSYRVTRLDLQQALNKQGVRLQKGDVVLIRTGRMRDYENAQRYMTKPPGLSLDAAKFLVEDGGAMVVGADNLSFETFPTEVPDNYIPVHTYLLAQQGTPIMELVDLEGLSRDKVYEFAFIGASLKFRGADAAPIRPVALPID
- a CDS encoding EamA family transporter → MDTSVFLVVMAAAALHAGWNALLKIGLDRLLTATLIQMAAGLVAMLALPFVAFPVAAAWPWIILSAVLHIGYNNFLSRAYQYGDLGQVYPLSRGSSPLIVALLSVLFLHDGLDHAELLGLLTLVIGIWLMAWRGGRSSAGLSRPMLFCSLMTAAFIAGYTLSDAVGARSNGDALSYAAWLFAVNGWVMALVIAVQRGPRVFLQLGPYWKSGLAGGAMSLLAYSIVIWAMTRAPVALVSALRETSVVFALLIGWLALKEPMPAIRLLACLVIAIGVVVMKLG
- a CDS encoding DUF2848 family protein, with the translated sequence MTLHFTVAGGESLAFDVRSLVVAGWTGRDADSVAAQVRELGARSPETLPCFYELSADLLCTDDGFQVPGRDSSAEVECVLFSTGTALYVGIGSDHADRRVEGYDIAVSRQLCLKPVGRELWRFHEVAGHWDQLRLRCWRHVEGRDELYQAGLAATLLDPRELIALRTGDASLPAGTAMFCGTLPFIGDPVPGEHFSVELHDPVLGRSLSHSYRVQALD
- a CDS encoding I78 family peptidase inhibitor, whose amino-acid sequence is MSRTSITFGLALMGALLAGCSSTDAPAEKPAAAASESLPVAAPSEDGRCSSGPVRSLVGKAATPDLVEQAKKAAGASDVRVLKPGSVMTLEYNSRRLNIDTDDANLIKGVSCG
- a CDS encoding MFS transporter, with product MPHHDTHRPELLERAYRRITWRLVPFLVALFILAWLDRVNVGFAKLQMLDDLGFSEAVYGLGAGIFFIGYFLFEVPSNLLLERIGARRTLARITICWGLISTAMFLVTTPTQFYVLRFLLGVFEAGFFPGVVLYLTYWFPTARRARVNGLFMTSFALAGVIGGPLAGLIMDRMADLGGLAGWQWLFIVEGVPSVLAGLAVLRYLPERPADVGWLSEEERALVSAEVARDAAAPGKASRLRDAFLNPHVWLCAAIYFCLVSGNATIAFWVPTLIRELGVEGNLRIGLLAALPFAVGTLAMVLNGIHSDRSGERRLHCAGAAALAGVGLAACAALMGHGVAAMLALTLAAVGILAAFPVFWSLSTLFLTGTAAAGGIAVINSIGNLAGFAAPYLIGWVKDRTGALAGGLYMVAGLELLAAVLVVVFIRKARRG
- a CDS encoding amidase is translated as MNPLITLAEWSTRLTKGRISSRELTEIMLERAQRHFASGGHAFIELDEEGARAAAEAADHRLSLGRRISSLDGLPVSIKDLFDVAGQVTRAGSRVLEGEPAAADDAPVVASLREAGAVFMGRTNMTEFAYSGLGLNPHFGTPLSPRGKGVIAGGSSSGAAVSVALGMSVVALGSDTGGSVRIPAAFCGVTGFKPTARRLALEGMVPLAPSLDSIGPLAPSVACCAQVDALLTGAGPWCDAGLPLRDRRLFVTADHVLEDLDADVAEAFDWALARLAEQGVEIVEFRFPELQRLPEINAAGGIAAAESWHWHRERLLAGSGHYDPRVAQRIERGGRLSTRDYTELLLERAGLKARAAEVLRGADAWLMPTVSVSPPRLADILDEDAYHRINARVLANPSVVNFIDGCALSIPLPKHPGIALGVCGLGGQDAGILQLGAAMERCLG
- a CDS encoding DUF2848 domain-containing protein, with amino-acid sequence MALDFIIAGERRLAFEPLELVIAGWTGRDHEAVERHIAELQALGIAPPAQVPCFYQVAASLLTTDEVIQVPRDHSTGEVECVLIAGWDGLYVGIGSDHTERQVEALDITLSKQLCAKPVSRQLWPFDEVAGHWDSLVLRCWREREGRRELYQEGEAGSMLDPLDLIERRNGGMTLPQGNVMFCGTLAALEPIAPAEAYTVELHDPVLERTLSHSYRVQVLEVDA
- a CDS encoding pseudouridine synthase, whose protein sequence is MSTEPNVRPSTLHLPQGPWTTVLDCLCAHFPAIDRATWLDRMARGRVTDGEGRPVDALRPYQVGLCVRYYREVAQEREIPFEEHVLYQDERLVVVDKPHFLPVMPAGEYVEQTLQARLTRRLGIPGLVPLHRIDRHTAGLVLFSREPATRGAYQALFRERRVHKRYEAVAAPLPQLEFPLTLRTRLEPGEPFFRMQQVDGEPNTETRLEVIERGPQLWRYALHPVTGRKHQLRVHMAALGAGILNDGFYPDLHDTQAPDDHARPLQLLARELAFVDPISGDALRFESTLRLMAIA
- the lpdA gene encoding dihydrolipoyl dehydrogenase, with the protein product MSQYDVVVIGGGPGGYNAAIRAGQLGLKVACVEGRETLGGTCLNVGCMPSKALLHASELYEAATGKEFELLGIEVKPTLNLGQMMKQKADSVSALTKGIEFLFRKHKAEWIKGWGRIDGPGRVVVKGADGKEQVLETRHIVIATGSEPTPLPGVEIDNKRILDSTGALSLPEVPKHLVVIGAGVIGLELGSVWRRLGAEVTVVEYLDRICPGLDVETGKTLQRALAKQGMKFKLASKVTRAKSGKSGVELSVEPAAGGEAETLQADYVLVAIGRRPYTQGLGLETVGLSVDKRGMLANEKHQSATPNVWVIGDVTSGPMLAHKAEDEAIVCIERIAGHKAEVNYEVIPNVIYTRPEVATVGKTEEQLKAEGRAYKVGKFPFTANSRAKINHETEGFVKVLADERTDEVLGVHLVGPSVSEMIGEYCVAMEFSASSEDIALICHPHPTRSEALRQAAMDVSGWAMQS